In the genome of Nyctibius grandis isolate bNycGra1 chromosome 18, bNycGra1.pri, whole genome shotgun sequence, one region contains:
- the CCDC92B gene encoding LOW QUALITY PROTEIN: coiled-coil domain-containing 92B (The sequence of the model RefSeq protein was modified relative to this genomic sequence to represent the inferred CDS: deleted 2 bases in 1 codon), whose translation MSPALGPVPRAPAAPRCCRRRLAPPELPSSGHVAACLRRGGRRGGRAGRGGAAAGSAGSAGARRGPGPGPGPAAAPPMTPSGRPAGPRRSPQAWTVNLVAMETVSLEHQIQSVQRHITFLKKEQMELLHDLHLEILRLQKHCSELTRDLEIKELESRQQDVLDRELEEKCRAMEAQLREKEKDNLELRKELRHKETLVAALRASLRSKERRFLEELKRRSHRVTVLDTELQKQTEAAAYLSLQLHATAQRLPAPRAGGRPPPEQPPAAAPAEGRSRRRGHRAQPRRPPGDGARPRDPAQEEHDAMPDPALFLYTARPLAPQRPPPEPPTPAHGTAGAAVAPRGQRAPRQPAQEPVARVRSGKGEPGQRPGSSPRGASRARE comes from the exons ATGTCCCCGGCGCTGGGGCCGGTGCCTCgggcccccgccgcgccccggtGCTGCCGGCGCCGCCTCGCCCCCCCGGAGCTCCCCAGTTCCGGTCACGTTGCCGCCTGTTTacggcgcggcgggcggcggggc ggccgggccgggcgagGCGGGGCCGCCGCAGGCAGCGCGGGCAGCGCGGgagcccggcgcggccccggccccggccccggccccgccgccgccccccccatGACGCCCAGCGGGCGCCCCGCggggccccgccgctccccgcag GCCTGGACTGTGAATCTGGTTGCGATGGAGACCGTGTCCCTGGAGCACCAGATCCAGAGCGTGCAGCGGCACATCACTTTCCTGAAGAAGGAGCAGATGGAGCTGCTCCACGACCTGCACCTGGAGATCCTCCGCCTGCAGAAGCACTGCTCAG AGCTCACCCGTGACCTGGAAATAAAGGAGCTGGAATCCCGACAGCAAG ACGTCCTGGACCGCGAGCTGGAGGAGAAGTGCCGGGCGATGGAGGCCCAGCTgcgggagaaggagaaggacaaCCTGGAGCTGCGCAAGGAGCTGCGGCACAAGGAGACGCTGGTGGCCGCGCTGCGGGCCAGCCTGCGCAGCAAGGAGCGCCGGTTCCTGGAGGAGCTGAAGCGGCGGAGCCACCGCGTCACCGTCCTCGACACCGAGCTGCAGAAGCAGACGGAGGCGGCTGCCTacctgtccctgcagctgcacGCCACGGCCCAGCGCCTGCCGGCAccccgggcgggcgggcggccgcccCCCGAGCAGCCCCCTGCCGCTGCCCCAGCCGAGGGTAGGTCCCGGCGCCGCGGCCACAGGGCGCAGCCCCGGCGCCCACCTGGGGACGGTGCCCGCCCCAGGGACCCCGCACAGGAGGAGCACGACGCCATGCCCGACCCAGCCCTCTTCCTCTACACGGCGCGGCCACTGGCcccgcagcgcccgccgccagagccccccaccccagcccacgGCACGGCCGGTGCCGCCGTGGCCCCCCGGGGGCAGAGGGCCCCCCGGCAGCCTGCGCAGGAGCCGGTGGCCAGGGTCAGGTCGGGCAAGGGCGAGCCCGGCCAGAGGCCGGGGTCCAGCCCACGCGGTGCCTCCCGTGCCCGGGAATAG